In the genome of Metabacillus litoralis, the window TGCGGGCTCCCAGTTTCTTGTTAGGTAAACGACTAGTGGGACAAAAATTGTACCGATTAGTGTTTTGATCCCAAATTGCTTTCCTAGTAAAATAACTCCGGCAATAAATAGGGGGATGTTAAACGCCCACTGAACATAAGCCGGCTCAAAACCAAACGTCGCATCAAGGATCGTACTAATTCCACTCACACCACCTGATGCAACCCGGTTTGGTAGTAAAAATAAATTAAAGCCAATTGCAACAAACGATGAGCCAACTAATATGTAGACGTACTCAAGTACTTTTTCTAATGTAGGATTATATGTATCATTTCTTTTGCGCATATTCATCGCTTTGTTACCCTCCTTTTTCACTAAAGCTATTCTTGCCCTAGATGAGTATAGCACCCGTGATTTTATCTGTGAATAACACCTAAATAACGTGGTAACGAGGTAAAGAAATCAAGTGTTGGTGGGGAGTTTTTTTAGTGTTTGCTATTTTGGGGGAAATTATGGGGGGTGGGTGTTTTTGTGTGGGGCGAGTTGGTATTGCTGTGGGTATAAGGTACATTTTGTTTGCTTGGACTGGTGGTTTTGGTTTTGGTTTTGGTCTTCATCTCATTTATGAAGTACATTTCGCTTACTCGGACTGCTGATTTTGGTCTTCATCACTTATGAAGTACATTTCGCTTGCGCGGACTGCTGATTTTGGTCTTCATCTCACTTATGAAGTACATTTCGCTTGCGCGGGCAGCTGGTTGTGGTCTTCATTCCCCTTATGAAGTACATTTGGCTTGCGTGGATTGCTCGTTTTGGTCTTCATCCAAATTATGAAGTACATTTCGCTTGCTCGAATTGCTGATTTTGGTCTTCATCACCTTTATGAAGTACATTTGGCTTGCGTGGATTGCTCGTTTTGGTCTTCATCCAAATTATGAAGTACATTTCACTTGCTCGGATTGCTGATTTTGGTCTTCATCTCCTTTATGAAGTACATTTTGCCTGCGAGGATTGCTCGTTTTGGTCTTCATCCACTTTATGAAGTACATTTGGCTTGCGAGAATGCTTGTTTTGGTCTTCATCCAAATTATGAAGTACATTTCGTATGCTTCGGCTGATGATTTTGGTCTTCATAAAACTACAAATATGATTTTGTTTTCTAATATTCTTTTTTAGTGAGTCTCTTTTAAAGTTAAACTTCATTCTGCTGCTATATCTTGCATAGCTCATCCTAATAATTGTAAACCATGAAAGTATAGAAAAAACGCCCAGAACTGACTGTCCTCCTTGTAGAAAGGAACAGTCAAGCTCTGAGCGATTTTCATTACTATATTACTGAATCTTCGAACGTAAATACGCGTCAATAAACGGATCAAGCTCGCCGTCCATTACAGCATGAACGTTTCCGATCTCTGTGTTTGTACGGTGATCTTTAACCATTGAATACGGGTGGAAAACATAAGAACGAATTTGGCTTCCCCAACCGATATCCTTTTGCTCACCACGGATTTCAGCAAGCTCTGCTTCTTGCTCTTCAATACGCTTTTGATACAGCTTTGCTTGAAGCATTTTCATGGCACGTTCACGGTTTTTAATTTGCGAACGTTCAGTTTGACACGTTACAACGATGTTAGTTGGTGTATGGGTAATACGAACAGCTGAGTCAGTCGTATTGATATGCTGACCACCAGCACCACTTGCACGGTACGTATCAATTTTCAAATCTTCCGTACGAATTTCAATGTCGATTTCTTCATTGAATTCAGGCATAACTTCACAAGAAACGAATGAAGTATGACGACGGCCTGATGAGTCGAATGGAGAAATACGAACTAAACGGTGTACACCTTTTTCAGCTTTCAAATAGCCGTACGCGTTGTGGCCTTTGATTAAAAGTGTAACACTCTTTATACCCGCTTCATCACCAGGTAAGTAGTCAAGTGTTTCAACCTTGAAGCCTTTTTTCTCAGCCCAGCGAGTGTACATACGAAGTAGCATTGAGCCCCAGTCTTGAGACTCTGTACCACCTGCACCTGGGTGAAGCTCAAGAATTGCGTTGTTTTTGTCGTGTTGTTCACTTAATAGCAACTGAAGTTCAAAGTCATTTAGCTTTGAAACTAAATCTTTTATTTCAGTCACTAGTTCTTCACGTAAATCTTCATCATCTTCTTCTTTTACAAGTTCATATGTTAATTGAAGATTTTCATATGATTCGTTTAGTTCGTGGAATTGATCCACCATTTCTTTTAATGCATTTGTTTCATTGATAACAGCTTGTGCAGCGTTTTGATTATCCCAGAAATCTGGTGCTGTCATTTGGGCTTCAAGCTGTTGAATTCGTGCTTCTTTTATATCGAGGTCAAAGAGACCCCCTAAAGTCCGCTAAACGTTTAGCTGTTTTTTCGAGCTCTTGACGAATTTCTACTAATTCCATGAAAGTCACTCCATTTATAAATTTATATTGAAAAAGTGCTAATCTTTATTCGCAAACAAGAGAGAGGTGGGTGCACCTCTCTCTTTGATAATGTTCTATTATATACTTTACGATACGTAAACGCCAGTTATTATTGACCGCAGCAGTTTTTATATTTTTTGCCGCTGCCGCAAATGCAAGGATCGTTACGGCCAATTTCCACAACTTTACGAGTTGGTTTTTTCTTAACTGGCTCATCGCCTTCTTTCGCGTGAACAGCTGTTTGACCTTGTGCAACCTCTTGACGCTCAAGGTTGTTGCGGATTTGTGCCTTCATGATGTACTTCGCTACATCTTCTTCAATAGAAGCGATCATGTTTTCAAACATGGCGAAACCTTCCATTTGATATTCACGTAACGGATCGTTTTGTCCGTAAGCACGTAAATGAATACCTTGACGAAGCTGATCCATTGCATCGATGTGATCCATCCATTTTGTATCAACTGCACGAAGAAGGATAACTTTTTCGAACTCACGCATTTGCTCTTCGCCAAAGTCTGCTTCCTTCGCATCATAATGTGCAAGTGCTTTTTTATAGATCAACTCTGACATTTCCTCAGGATCTTTACGGCGAAGATCTGACACAGCAAGCTCATCTTCTGTAAGAATGTTTGCATTCATGTAGTCGATGATGCCTTCTAGGTTCCAATCTTCTTCTACTTCCTCTTTAGGAGTATACATGCCAACCGCACGTTCGATCGTTGATTTTAGCATTTTTTCAACAATTTCACGGAGATTGTCAGAATCAAGAACTTCAAAGCGTTGCTTGTAAATAACTTCACGTTGCTGACGAAGAACATCGTCATATTGTAAAAGCTGTTTACGTGCATCAAAGTTATTACCTTCAACACGTTTTTGTGCAGATTCAACCGCACGTGAAACGATTTTACTTTGAATTGGTTGAGTGTCGTCCATTCCAAGACGATCCATCATGTTCATCATGTTTTCAGAACCGAAACGACGCATTAATTCATCTTCCATTGAAAGATAGAATTGAGTGATACCAGGGTCTCCTTGACGACCAGAACGTCCACGGAGCTGGTTATCAATACGACGAGATTCATGGCGCTCCGTACCAATAACGGCTAACCCGCCAACCTCACGAACACCTTCGCCAAGCTTGATATCTGTACCACGACCAGCCATGTTTGTCGCGATTGTTACTGCACCACGTTGACCAGCATTCTCGATGATTTCTGCTTCTTTTTCATGATTCTTCGCATTCAAGACATGATGCGGAACACCTTTTTTCTTAAGTAGCTGAGAAATTAATTCAGACGTTTCAACGGCAACTGTACCAACTAGTACAGGCTGACCAAGGTCATAACGTTGTTTAACTTCCTCAACAACCGCACGGAATTTCCCTTCCATTGAACGATAAACTAAATCGGCTCTATCATCACGTGCAATCGGTTTGTTCGTTGGAATCGCAACAACCTGCATGTTGTAAATATTACGGAATTCTTCTTCTTCCGTTTTCGCTGTACCTGTCATACCAGACAGCTTTTTGTACATACGGAAGTAGTTTTGGAACGTAATCGTCGCAAGCGTCATGCTTTCGTTTTGAATCTCAAGACCTTCTTTAGCCTCAATTGCTTGGTGAAGTCCATCACTGTAACGGCGGCCCTTCATTAAACGACCTGTGAACGAGTCAACGATCACAACTTGTCCCTCTTCCACAACATAATCCACATCATTTTGCATAACAAACTGTGCTTTTAATGCTTGGTTAATGTGGTGAAGTAATGCCACATGTGAAATATCGAAAAGATTTTCAATACCAAACGCTTTTTCAGCCTTTGTCATACCTTCTTCTGTTAACTGAACAGCCTTTGTTTTTACATCATATGTGAAGTCTTCCTCTTGCTTAAGCTGACGAACAAAGCCGTTTGCTTGAATATAAAGCTTAGTCGATTTAGCCGCTTGTCCCGAAATAATTAACGGAGTTCTCGCTTCATCGACTAAGATTGAGTCAACCTCATCTATTACAGCAAAGTTAAGCGGACGTTGAACCATTTGTTCACGATAAAGAACCATGTTATCACGCAAATAATCAAAACCTAATTCGTTATTTGTAGAATAGGTAATATCTGCTGCATACGCTTCACGTTTTTCATCTTTATTTAAAGAATTTAAGTTAAGACCTACTGTTAAGCCTAAGAAATCGTAAAGTTGACCCATTTCATGTGCATCACGACTTGCTAAATATTCATTGACCGTGACAACATGTACGCCTTCACCAGAAAGCGCGTTTAAATAAACAGGCATTGTGGAAGTTAAGGTTTTACCTTCCCCTGTTTTCATCTCAGAAATATTCCCTTCATGTAAGGAAATACCCCCCATTAATTGAACCTTGTACGGGTATAACCCCAATACACGCTTCGCTGCTTCACGAACAACAGCAAATGCTTCTATTAAAAGATTATCTAGCGATTCACCATTCGCTACACGACCTTTAAACTCCTCTGTTTTAGCCTTTAATTGCTCATCAGATAAGCCATTCATCTGACCGCTAAGCGCATCAATCTGATCAGCCATCTTCTCATAACGATTTAACGCACGTTTATTAAAATCAAACACCTTATTCAAAATTCCAAGCATCTAATACGCTCCTCTGTGTTTAGAGTGAAATTGCTTTTATGTAAGTTTCGTCTATTCCTTATTTTAGCACTAGTTGGGGTGGTGGGGCAACAGGCGGGTGACATGGTTTGGAGTTGGGGGTGGGAAGGGGTTTTGGGGTGCGTGTGTCACTTCCCGGATTTTGTCGGTAGAACTTCGGGGTGCCAGGCACGCCCCGAGGTTTGTCGATGAATATAGCACTCTTTTTTGCAATAAAAAAACTTACTAAGAATGACCTTAGTAAGTTTAGAATAATTTATGATAGTTTATTCGCTAGATGGCATTGTTAGTTGGAGGTAAACACGAGGGTCTGGCGGCAATAGTCATTTAAAATTGATTTAAATCACGTAGCTTTTTTTCATGTTGTAACGTTTTGACAGAAATAAAGTCACCTTTGTTGTTGGGTTTCTGTTATTTCAAAACTCCATCCATTTTCTTCTCTATTTTATCTAATCGTCCTTCTATCTTGTCGAGTCTTTCTTCAATTTTCTCAAATCTTTCATCTATCTTTTTTAAATTTTGATCCATACGATCTTCATGTATTTTCAATGCATGGAGGATCTCTTTCAACATTGTTTCGTTATCCATGATTCCCCCTCCTTTTCTATTAACACTCCCATTATATCGAAATATACATATAACCTCTATATGATTTTATGATACACAAGCGAATTCACGAAATCTCAACATAGTTGCGAGAGTATAGAACAACAGATATTTATCTAAAAGCTAATCATACTTGAGCGATGAATTTTTCTACTTCTTCTAATGTTGGCATACCTGATTGAGCACCTAGCTTTGTTACAGAAAGAGCAGCTGCAGCATTGGCAAATTGACATGCTTCCTTTAAGGCAACTCCTTTACTTAGAGAAACAGCAAGTGCTCCGTTGAAGGTGTCCCCTGCGCCTGTAGAATCTACGGCTTTCACTTTATATCCGGGAATTAACTCTTCTTTCTTCTGATAGATAAGAACTCCCTGTGAACCTTGAGTAACAATGCATTTTTGTTTAACCTGTTCTGACTCTTCTTCAGTTAGCTCACCATTTAATAGAAGACTTTCTTG includes:
- the prfB gene encoding peptide chain release factor 2 (programmed frameshift); the protein is MELVEIRQELEKTAKRLADFRGSLDLDIKEARIQQLEAQMTAPDFWDNQNAAQAVINETNALKEMVDQFHELNESYENLQLTYELVKEEDDEDLREELVTEIKDLVSKLNDFELQLLLSEQHDKNNAILELHPGAGGTESQDWGSMLLRMYTRWAEKKGFKVETLDYLPGDEAGIKSVTLLIKGHNAYGYLKAEKGVHRLVRISPFDSSGRRHTSFVSCEVMPEFNEEIDIEIRTEDLKIDTYRASGAGGQHINTTDSAVRITHTPTNIVVTCQTERSQIKNRERAMKMLQAKLYQKRIEEQEAELAEIRGEQKDIGWGSQIRSYVFHPYSMVKDHRTNTEIGNVHAVMDGELDPFIDAYLRSKIQ
- the secA gene encoding preprotein translocase subunit SecA; translated protein: MLGILNKVFDFNKRALNRYEKMADQIDALSGQMNGLSDEQLKAKTEEFKGRVANGESLDNLLIEAFAVVREAAKRVLGLYPYKVQLMGGISLHEGNISEMKTGEGKTLTSTMPVYLNALSGEGVHVVTVNEYLASRDAHEMGQLYDFLGLTVGLNLNSLNKDEKREAYAADITYSTNNELGFDYLRDNMVLYREQMVQRPLNFAVIDEVDSILVDEARTPLIISGQAAKSTKLYIQANGFVRQLKQEEDFTYDVKTKAVQLTEEGMTKAEKAFGIENLFDISHVALLHHINQALKAQFVMQNDVDYVVEEGQVVIVDSFTGRLMKGRRYSDGLHQAIEAKEGLEIQNESMTLATITFQNYFRMYKKLSGMTGTAKTEEEEFRNIYNMQVVAIPTNKPIARDDRADLVYRSMEGKFRAVVEEVKQRYDLGQPVLVGTVAVETSELISQLLKKKGVPHHVLNAKNHEKEAEIIENAGQRGAVTIATNMAGRGTDIKLGEGVREVGGLAVIGTERHESRRIDNQLRGRSGRQGDPGITQFYLSMEDELMRRFGSENMMNMMDRLGMDDTQPIQSKIVSRAVESAQKRVEGNNFDARKQLLQYDDVLRQQREVIYKQRFEVLDSDNLREIVEKMLKSTIERAVGMYTPKEEVEEDWNLEGIIDYMNANILTEDELAVSDLRRKDPEEMSELIYKKALAHYDAKEADFGEEQMREFEKVILLRAVDTKWMDHIDAMDQLRQGIHLRAYGQNDPLREYQMEGFAMFENMIASIEEDVAKYIMKAQIRNNLERQEVAQGQTAVHAKEGDEPVKKKPTRKVVEIGRNDPCICGSGKKYKNCCGQ